The proteins below come from a single Alligator mississippiensis isolate rAllMis1 chromosome 2, rAllMis1, whole genome shotgun sequence genomic window:
- the PTGR2 gene encoding prostaglandin reductase 2 isoform X2, with protein MNEDTDAEYLRAWKPSEVADGGGIGIVEDSKCTHLVKGDFVTSFNWPWQTKAILDGSLLQKLNPQLVDGHLSYFLGAAGITGLTALLGIREKGHVIPGANQTMVVSGAAGSCGSLAGQIGRLEGCSRVVGIAGTDEKCSILVSEMGFDAAINYKKGSVAEQLQELCPAGVDVYFDNVGGDISDAVISQMNQNSHIILCGQISQYNKDMSYPPPLAPAVEEIQKARNITRERFLVLNYMDKHEASVLQLCQWIKEGKLKVRETVTRGLEKTGAAFQSMMTGGNIGKQMVLISE; from the exons ATGAATGAAGACACAGATGCTGAATATCTCCGGGCTTGGAAGCCATCTGAGGTGGCTGATGGTGGGGGCATTGGCATTGTGGAGGATAGCAAATGTACACACCTTGTTAAAGGAGATTTTGTAACTTCATTCAACTGGCCCTGGCAGACAAAAGCCATTTTAGATGGAAGTCTGCTCCAAAAG cttaatCCACAACTCGTAGATGGACACCTCTCTTACTTTCTTGGTGCCGCTGGTATTACTGGGTTAACTGCCTTATTAGGGATAAGAGAGAAAGGACATGTGATTCCAGGTGCCAATCAGACAATGGTTGTTAGTGGAGCTGCTGGTTCCTGTGGTTCTTTGGCTGGTCAG ATTGGCCGCCTAGAGGGTTGTTCCAGAGTGGTAGGAATTGCAGGTACAGATGAGAAGTGCTCCATTTTGGTCTCAGAAATGGGGTTTGATGCTGCCATCAACTACAAGAAGGGAAGTgtggcagagcagctgcaggaactCTGTCCAGCTGGCGTGGATGTGTACTTTGACAATGTTGGTGGAGACATCAGTGATGCAGTTATTAGTCAG ATGAATCAGAATAGCCATATCATCCTCTGTGGACAGATTTCCCAGTATAATAAAGATATGTCTTATCCTCCTCCATTGGCTCCTGCAGTAGAAGAAATACAGAAAGCAAGGAATATCACAAg GGAGAGATTTCTAGTGTTGAACTATATGGACAAGCACGAAGCTAGTGTTCTACAGCTCTGTCAATGGATCAAGGAGGGGAAACTGAAG GTCAGAGAGACTGTAACACGAGGTCTGGAAAAAACTGGTG CTGCTTTCCAATCCATGATGACCGGCGGCAACATAGGAAAACAGATGGTGCTCATTTCTGAATAA